From Struthio camelus isolate bStrCam1 chromosome 7, bStrCam1.hap1, whole genome shotgun sequence, a single genomic window includes:
- the OPN4 gene encoding melanopsin isoform X1 encodes MNSQPIQRGISCSSEDPSCTKIVESLNAWNDSEANAYKRADLPLRAPTKMTAQDVPRAFPTVDVPAHAHYTIGAVILTVGITGTLGNFLVIYAFCRSRSLQTPANIFIINLAISDLLMSITQSPVFFTNSLHKRWIFGEKGCELYAFCGALFGITSMITLTVIALDRYFVITRPLASIGVMSKKKALIILVGVWLYSLAWSLPPFFGWSAYVPEGLLTSCSWDYITFTPSVRAYTMLLFCFVFLVPLIAIIYSYIFIFEAIKKANKSVQTFGCKRGNREFQKQYQRIKNEWKMAKIALIVILLYIISWSPYSVVALVAFAGYAHVITPFMNSIPAVIAKASAIHNPIIYAIGHPKYRTAIATYVPCLGSLLRVSPKDSRSFSRYPSSRRSTVTSQSSETSGLQKGKRRLSSVSDSESGCTDTETGIATMISRPASRQVSYEMGKDTTETTDRRAKPKPKSHDSGIFEKTFVDSDDISMVELNVTEYTATSATGESLNDIGLREGESHQRPSAAQIPSIIITYCNVQGVEPPSEHSSGFLYPKIKSHSQNKNSNS; translated from the exons AAGATGACAGCACAAGACGTTCCTCGTGCCTTTCCTACAGTAGATGTCCCAGCCCATGCCCATTACACAATTGGAGCAGTCATTCTTACAGTGGGAATCACAGGAACTCTGGGTAATTTCTTGGTCATCTATGCTTTCTGCAG GAGCAGGAGCCTTCAAACACCAGCCAACATATTCATAATCAACCTAGCTATTAGTGACCTCCTGATGTCCATTACACAGTCTCCGGTTTTCTTCACCAATAGTCTCCACAAACGCTGGATTTTTGGTGAAAAAG GCTGTGAGCTGTATGCCTTCTGCGGAGCTCTTTTTGGCATTACATCTATGATCACGTTGACGGTGATTGCCCTGGACAGATATTTTGTCATCACAAGACCTCTGGCTTCTATTGGAGTGATGTCTAAGAAGAAGGCCCTAATAATCCTGGTAGGAGTCTGGCTGTACTCTTTGGCTTGGAGCCTCCCACCCTTCTTTGGATGGA GTGCTTATGTTCCTGAGGGTCTGCTGACTTCCTGTTCCTGGGACTACATAACTTTCACCCCATCAGTCCGTGCCTATACaatgctgcttttctgctttgtctttctcGTTCCTTTGATTGCTATCATATACAGTTATATATTTATCTTTGAGGCTATCAAGAAGGCCAACAA ATCTGTTCAGACATTTGGATGCAAACGTGGAAACAGAGAGTTCCAGAAACAGTATCAGAGGATAAAAAATGAGTGGAAGATGGCCAAAATTGCACTGATTGTCATCTTGCTTTATATCATTTCCTGGTCACCATACTCTGTCGTTGCTCTGGTAGCTTTTGCCGG GTATGCCCACGTCATCACACCCTTCATGAACTCCATACCAGCTGTGATTGCCAAAGCTTCTGCCATCCACAACCCCATCATTTACGCCATCGGTCACCCCAAGTACAG AACAGCCATTGCAACATACGTTCCTTGCCTGGGATCCCTGCTGAGAGTTTCTCCTAAAGACTCCCGGTCTTTCAGCAGGTATCCCTCCTCCAGACGATCCACCGTGACCAGCCAGTCTTCTGAGACAAGtgggctgcagaaaggaaaaaggcgACTATCTTCTGTCTCAGACAGTGAATCC GGCTGCACAGATACAGAAACTGGTATCGCCACTATGATCTCCAGACCTGCTAGCAGACAGGTTTCCTATGAAATGGGAAAAGACACAACTGAAACTACTGACAGAAGAGCCAAACCTAAACCAAAAAGCCATGATTCTGGAATTTTTGAGAAG ACATTTGTAGATTCTGATGACATATCCATGGTGGAACTGAATGTCACAGAGTACACTGCTACATCTGCT ACAGGTGAGAGCCTGAATGATATCGGACTAAGAGAAGGAGAGTCTCACCAGAGGCCATCTGCAGCCCAGATACCCAGCATTATAATAACATACTGCAATGTCCAAGGAGTAGAGCCACCTTCTGAACACAGCTCTGGTTTCCTGTACCCTAAGATCAAGAGCCACAGCCAGAATAAGAACTCCAACAGCTAA
- the OPN4 gene encoding melanopsin isoform X6: MHGMTQKPMPTNERTCLLEPQQSRSLQTPANIFIINLAISDLLMSITQSPVFFTNSLHKRWIFGEKGCELYAFCGALFGITSMITLTVIALDRYFVITRPLASIGVMSKKKALIILVGVWLYSLAWSLPPFFGWSAYVPEGLLTSCSWDYITFTPSVRAYTMLLFCFVFLVPLIAIIYSYIFIFEAIKKANKSVQTFGCKRGNREFQKQYQRIKNEWKMAKIALIVILLYIISWSPYSVVALVAFAGYAHVITPFMNSIPAVIAKASAIHNPIIYAIGHPKYRTAIATYVPCLGSLLRVSPKDSRSFSRYPSSRRSTVTSQSSETSGLQKGKRRLSSVSDSESGCTDTETGIATMISRPASRQVSYEMGKDTTETTDRRAKPKPKSHDSGIFEKTFVDSDDISMVELNVTEYTATSATGESLNDIGLREGESHQRPSAAQIPSIIITYCNVQGVEPPSEHSSGFLYPKIKSHSQNKNSNS, translated from the exons GAGCAGGAGCCTTCAAACACCAGCCAACATATTCATAATCAACCTAGCTATTAGTGACCTCCTGATGTCCATTACACAGTCTCCGGTTTTCTTCACCAATAGTCTCCACAAACGCTGGATTTTTGGTGAAAAAG GCTGTGAGCTGTATGCCTTCTGCGGAGCTCTTTTTGGCATTACATCTATGATCACGTTGACGGTGATTGCCCTGGACAGATATTTTGTCATCACAAGACCTCTGGCTTCTATTGGAGTGATGTCTAAGAAGAAGGCCCTAATAATCCTGGTAGGAGTCTGGCTGTACTCTTTGGCTTGGAGCCTCCCACCCTTCTTTGGATGGA GTGCTTATGTTCCTGAGGGTCTGCTGACTTCCTGTTCCTGGGACTACATAACTTTCACCCCATCAGTCCGTGCCTATACaatgctgcttttctgctttgtctttctcGTTCCTTTGATTGCTATCATATACAGTTATATATTTATCTTTGAGGCTATCAAGAAGGCCAACAA ATCTGTTCAGACATTTGGATGCAAACGTGGAAACAGAGAGTTCCAGAAACAGTATCAGAGGATAAAAAATGAGTGGAAGATGGCCAAAATTGCACTGATTGTCATCTTGCTTTATATCATTTCCTGGTCACCATACTCTGTCGTTGCTCTGGTAGCTTTTGCCGG GTATGCCCACGTCATCACACCCTTCATGAACTCCATACCAGCTGTGATTGCCAAAGCTTCTGCCATCCACAACCCCATCATTTACGCCATCGGTCACCCCAAGTACAG AACAGCCATTGCAACATACGTTCCTTGCCTGGGATCCCTGCTGAGAGTTTCTCCTAAAGACTCCCGGTCTTTCAGCAGGTATCCCTCCTCCAGACGATCCACCGTGACCAGCCAGTCTTCTGAGACAAGtgggctgcagaaaggaaaaaggcgACTATCTTCTGTCTCAGACAGTGAATCC GGCTGCACAGATACAGAAACTGGTATCGCCACTATGATCTCCAGACCTGCTAGCAGACAGGTTTCCTATGAAATGGGAAAAGACACAACTGAAACTACTGACAGAAGAGCCAAACCTAAACCAAAAAGCCATGATTCTGGAATTTTTGAGAAG ACATTTGTAGATTCTGATGACATATCCATGGTGGAACTGAATGTCACAGAGTACACTGCTACATCTGCT ACAGGTGAGAGCCTGAATGATATCGGACTAAGAGAAGGAGAGTCTCACCAGAGGCCATCTGCAGCCCAGATACCCAGCATTATAATAACATACTGCAATGTCCAAGGAGTAGAGCCACCTTCTGAACACAGCTCTGGTTTCCTGTACCCTAAGATCAAGAGCCACAGCCAGAATAAGAACTCCAACAGCTAA
- the OPN4 gene encoding melanopsin isoform X4 codes for MNSQPIQRGISCSSEDPSCTKIVESLNAWNDSEANAYKRADLPLRAPTKMTAQDVPRAFPTVDVPAHAHYTIGAVILTVGITGTLGNFLVIYAFCRSRSLQTPANIFIINLAISDLLMSITQSPVFFTNSLHKRWIFGEKGCELYAFCGALFGITSMITLTVIALDRYFVITRPLASIGVMSKKKALIILVGVWLYSLAWSLPPFFGWSAYVPEGLLTSCSWDYITFTPSVRAYTMLLFCFVFLVPLIAIIYSYIFIFEAIKKANKSVQTFGCKRGNREFQKQYQRIKNEWKMAKIALIVILLYIISWSPYSVVALVAFAGYAHVITPFMNSIPAVIAKASAIHNPIIYAIGHPKYRYPSSRRSTVTSQSSETSGLQKGKRRLSSVSDSESGCTDTETGIATMISRPASRQVSYEMGKDTTETTDRRAKPKPKSHDSGIFEKTFVDSDDISMVELNVTEYTATSATGESLNDIGLREGESHQRPSAAQIPSIIITYCNVQGVEPPSEHSSGFLYPKIKSHSQNKNSNS; via the exons AAGATGACAGCACAAGACGTTCCTCGTGCCTTTCCTACAGTAGATGTCCCAGCCCATGCCCATTACACAATTGGAGCAGTCATTCTTACAGTGGGAATCACAGGAACTCTGGGTAATTTCTTGGTCATCTATGCTTTCTGCAG GAGCAGGAGCCTTCAAACACCAGCCAACATATTCATAATCAACCTAGCTATTAGTGACCTCCTGATGTCCATTACACAGTCTCCGGTTTTCTTCACCAATAGTCTCCACAAACGCTGGATTTTTGGTGAAAAAG GCTGTGAGCTGTATGCCTTCTGCGGAGCTCTTTTTGGCATTACATCTATGATCACGTTGACGGTGATTGCCCTGGACAGATATTTTGTCATCACAAGACCTCTGGCTTCTATTGGAGTGATGTCTAAGAAGAAGGCCCTAATAATCCTGGTAGGAGTCTGGCTGTACTCTTTGGCTTGGAGCCTCCCACCCTTCTTTGGATGGA GTGCTTATGTTCCTGAGGGTCTGCTGACTTCCTGTTCCTGGGACTACATAACTTTCACCCCATCAGTCCGTGCCTATACaatgctgcttttctgctttgtctttctcGTTCCTTTGATTGCTATCATATACAGTTATATATTTATCTTTGAGGCTATCAAGAAGGCCAACAA ATCTGTTCAGACATTTGGATGCAAACGTGGAAACAGAGAGTTCCAGAAACAGTATCAGAGGATAAAAAATGAGTGGAAGATGGCCAAAATTGCACTGATTGTCATCTTGCTTTATATCATTTCCTGGTCACCATACTCTGTCGTTGCTCTGGTAGCTTTTGCCGG GTATGCCCACGTCATCACACCCTTCATGAACTCCATACCAGCTGTGATTGCCAAAGCTTCTGCCATCCACAACCCCATCATTTACGCCATCGGTCACCCCAAGTACAG GTATCCCTCCTCCAGACGATCCACCGTGACCAGCCAGTCTTCTGAGACAAGtgggctgcagaaaggaaaaaggcgACTATCTTCTGTCTCAGACAGTGAATCC GGCTGCACAGATACAGAAACTGGTATCGCCACTATGATCTCCAGACCTGCTAGCAGACAGGTTTCCTATGAAATGGGAAAAGACACAACTGAAACTACTGACAGAAGAGCCAAACCTAAACCAAAAAGCCATGATTCTGGAATTTTTGAGAAG ACATTTGTAGATTCTGATGACATATCCATGGTGGAACTGAATGTCACAGAGTACACTGCTACATCTGCT ACAGGTGAGAGCCTGAATGATATCGGACTAAGAGAAGGAGAGTCTCACCAGAGGCCATCTGCAGCCCAGATACCCAGCATTATAATAACATACTGCAATGTCCAAGGAGTAGAGCCACCTTCTGAACACAGCTCTGGTTTCCTGTACCCTAAGATCAAGAGCCACAGCCAGAATAAGAACTCCAACAGCTAA
- the OPN4 gene encoding melanopsin isoform X2: MNSQPIQRGISCSSEDPSCTKIVESLNAWNDSEANAYKRADLPLRAPTKMTAQDVPRAFPTVDVPAHAHYTIGAVILTVGITGTLGNFLVIYAFCRSRSLQTPANIFIINLAISDLLMSITQSPVFFTNSLHKRWIFGEKGCELYAFCGALFGITSMITLTVIALDRYFVITRPLASIGVMSKKKALIILVGVWLYSLAWSLPPFFGWSAYVPEGLLTSCSWDYITFTPSVRAYTMLLFCFVFLVPLIAIIYSYIFIFEAIKKANKSVQTFGCKRGNREFQKQYQRIKNEWKMAKIALIVILLYIISWSPYSVVALVAFAGYAHVITPFMNSIPAVIAKASAIHNPIIYAIGHPKYRTAIATYVPCLGSLLRVSPKDSRSFSRYPSSRRSTVTSQSSETSGLQKGKRRLSSVSDSESGCTDTETGIATMISRPASRQVSYEMGKDTTETTDRRAKPKPKSHDSGIFEKTGESLNDIGLREGESHQRPSAAQIPSIIITYCNVQGVEPPSEHSSGFLYPKIKSHSQNKNSNS; encoded by the exons AAGATGACAGCACAAGACGTTCCTCGTGCCTTTCCTACAGTAGATGTCCCAGCCCATGCCCATTACACAATTGGAGCAGTCATTCTTACAGTGGGAATCACAGGAACTCTGGGTAATTTCTTGGTCATCTATGCTTTCTGCAG GAGCAGGAGCCTTCAAACACCAGCCAACATATTCATAATCAACCTAGCTATTAGTGACCTCCTGATGTCCATTACACAGTCTCCGGTTTTCTTCACCAATAGTCTCCACAAACGCTGGATTTTTGGTGAAAAAG GCTGTGAGCTGTATGCCTTCTGCGGAGCTCTTTTTGGCATTACATCTATGATCACGTTGACGGTGATTGCCCTGGACAGATATTTTGTCATCACAAGACCTCTGGCTTCTATTGGAGTGATGTCTAAGAAGAAGGCCCTAATAATCCTGGTAGGAGTCTGGCTGTACTCTTTGGCTTGGAGCCTCCCACCCTTCTTTGGATGGA GTGCTTATGTTCCTGAGGGTCTGCTGACTTCCTGTTCCTGGGACTACATAACTTTCACCCCATCAGTCCGTGCCTATACaatgctgcttttctgctttgtctttctcGTTCCTTTGATTGCTATCATATACAGTTATATATTTATCTTTGAGGCTATCAAGAAGGCCAACAA ATCTGTTCAGACATTTGGATGCAAACGTGGAAACAGAGAGTTCCAGAAACAGTATCAGAGGATAAAAAATGAGTGGAAGATGGCCAAAATTGCACTGATTGTCATCTTGCTTTATATCATTTCCTGGTCACCATACTCTGTCGTTGCTCTGGTAGCTTTTGCCGG GTATGCCCACGTCATCACACCCTTCATGAACTCCATACCAGCTGTGATTGCCAAAGCTTCTGCCATCCACAACCCCATCATTTACGCCATCGGTCACCCCAAGTACAG AACAGCCATTGCAACATACGTTCCTTGCCTGGGATCCCTGCTGAGAGTTTCTCCTAAAGACTCCCGGTCTTTCAGCAGGTATCCCTCCTCCAGACGATCCACCGTGACCAGCCAGTCTTCTGAGACAAGtgggctgcagaaaggaaaaaggcgACTATCTTCTGTCTCAGACAGTGAATCC GGCTGCACAGATACAGAAACTGGTATCGCCACTATGATCTCCAGACCTGCTAGCAGACAGGTTTCCTATGAAATGGGAAAAGACACAACTGAAACTACTGACAGAAGAGCCAAACCTAAACCAAAAAGCCATGATTCTGGAATTTTTGAGAAG ACAGGTGAGAGCCTGAATGATATCGGACTAAGAGAAGGAGAGTCTCACCAGAGGCCATCTGCAGCCCAGATACCCAGCATTATAATAACATACTGCAATGTCCAAGGAGTAGAGCCACCTTCTGAACACAGCTCTGGTTTCCTGTACCCTAAGATCAAGAGCCACAGCCAGAATAAGAACTCCAACAGCTAA
- the OPN4 gene encoding melanopsin isoform X3: MNSQPIQRGISCSSEDPSCTKIVESLNAWNDSEANAYKRADLPLRAPTKMTAQDVPRAFPTVDVPAHAHYTIGAVILTVGITGTLGNFLVIYAFCRSRSLQTPANIFIINLAISDLLMSITQSPVFFTNSLHKRWIFGEKGCELYAFCGALFGITSMITLTVIALDRYFVITRPLASIGVMSKKKALIILVGVWLYSLAWSLPPFFGWSAYVPEGLLTSCSWDYITFTPSVRAYTMLLFCFVFLVPLIAIIYSYIFIFEAIKKANKSVQTFGCKRGNREFQKQYQRIKNEWKMAKIALIVILLYIISWSPYSVVALVAFAGYAHVITPFMNSIPAVIAKASAIHNPIIYAIGHPKYSRYPSSRRSTVTSQSSETSGLQKGKRRLSSVSDSESGCTDTETGIATMISRPASRQVSYEMGKDTTETTDRRAKPKPKSHDSGIFEKTFVDSDDISMVELNVTEYTATSATGESLNDIGLREGESHQRPSAAQIPSIIITYCNVQGVEPPSEHSSGFLYPKIKSHSQNKNSNS; this comes from the exons AAGATGACAGCACAAGACGTTCCTCGTGCCTTTCCTACAGTAGATGTCCCAGCCCATGCCCATTACACAATTGGAGCAGTCATTCTTACAGTGGGAATCACAGGAACTCTGGGTAATTTCTTGGTCATCTATGCTTTCTGCAG GAGCAGGAGCCTTCAAACACCAGCCAACATATTCATAATCAACCTAGCTATTAGTGACCTCCTGATGTCCATTACACAGTCTCCGGTTTTCTTCACCAATAGTCTCCACAAACGCTGGATTTTTGGTGAAAAAG GCTGTGAGCTGTATGCCTTCTGCGGAGCTCTTTTTGGCATTACATCTATGATCACGTTGACGGTGATTGCCCTGGACAGATATTTTGTCATCACAAGACCTCTGGCTTCTATTGGAGTGATGTCTAAGAAGAAGGCCCTAATAATCCTGGTAGGAGTCTGGCTGTACTCTTTGGCTTGGAGCCTCCCACCCTTCTTTGGATGGA GTGCTTATGTTCCTGAGGGTCTGCTGACTTCCTGTTCCTGGGACTACATAACTTTCACCCCATCAGTCCGTGCCTATACaatgctgcttttctgctttgtctttctcGTTCCTTTGATTGCTATCATATACAGTTATATATTTATCTTTGAGGCTATCAAGAAGGCCAACAA ATCTGTTCAGACATTTGGATGCAAACGTGGAAACAGAGAGTTCCAGAAACAGTATCAGAGGATAAAAAATGAGTGGAAGATGGCCAAAATTGCACTGATTGTCATCTTGCTTTATATCATTTCCTGGTCACCATACTCTGTCGTTGCTCTGGTAGCTTTTGCCGG GTATGCCCACGTCATCACACCCTTCATGAACTCCATACCAGCTGTGATTGCCAAAGCTTCTGCCATCCACAACCCCATCATTTACGCCATCGGTCACCCCAAGTACAG CAGGTATCCCTCCTCCAGACGATCCACCGTGACCAGCCAGTCTTCTGAGACAAGtgggctgcagaaaggaaaaaggcgACTATCTTCTGTCTCAGACAGTGAATCC GGCTGCACAGATACAGAAACTGGTATCGCCACTATGATCTCCAGACCTGCTAGCAGACAGGTTTCCTATGAAATGGGAAAAGACACAACTGAAACTACTGACAGAAGAGCCAAACCTAAACCAAAAAGCCATGATTCTGGAATTTTTGAGAAG ACATTTGTAGATTCTGATGACATATCCATGGTGGAACTGAATGTCACAGAGTACACTGCTACATCTGCT ACAGGTGAGAGCCTGAATGATATCGGACTAAGAGAAGGAGAGTCTCACCAGAGGCCATCTGCAGCCCAGATACCCAGCATTATAATAACATACTGCAATGTCCAAGGAGTAGAGCCACCTTCTGAACACAGCTCTGGTTTCCTGTACCCTAAGATCAAGAGCCACAGCCAGAATAAGAACTCCAACAGCTAA
- the OPN4 gene encoding melanopsin isoform X5 has product MNSQPIQRGISCSSEDPSCTKIVESLNAWNDSEANAYKRADLPLRAPTKMTAQDVPRAFPTVDVPAHAHYTIGAVILTVGITGTLGNFLVIYAFCRSRSLQTPANIFIINLAISDLLMSITQSPVFFTNSLHKRWIFGEKGCELYAFCGALFGITSMITLTVIALDRYFVITRPLASIGVMSKKKALIILVGVWLYSLAWSLPPFFGWSAYVPEGLLTSCSWDYITFTPSVRAYTMLLFCFVFLVPLIAIIYSYIFIFEAIKKANKSVQTFGCKRGNREFQKQYQRIKNEWKMAKIALIVILLYIISWSPYSVVALVAFAGYAHVITPFMNSIPAVIAKASAIHNPIIYAIGHPKYRTAIATYVPCLGSLLRVSPKDSRSFSRYPSSRRSTVTSQSSETSGLQKGKRRLSSVSDSESGCTDTETGIATMISRPASRQVSYEMGKDTTETTDRRAKPKPKSHDSGIFEKTFVDSDDISMVELNVTEYTATSAVRA; this is encoded by the exons AAGATGACAGCACAAGACGTTCCTCGTGCCTTTCCTACAGTAGATGTCCCAGCCCATGCCCATTACACAATTGGAGCAGTCATTCTTACAGTGGGAATCACAGGAACTCTGGGTAATTTCTTGGTCATCTATGCTTTCTGCAG GAGCAGGAGCCTTCAAACACCAGCCAACATATTCATAATCAACCTAGCTATTAGTGACCTCCTGATGTCCATTACACAGTCTCCGGTTTTCTTCACCAATAGTCTCCACAAACGCTGGATTTTTGGTGAAAAAG GCTGTGAGCTGTATGCCTTCTGCGGAGCTCTTTTTGGCATTACATCTATGATCACGTTGACGGTGATTGCCCTGGACAGATATTTTGTCATCACAAGACCTCTGGCTTCTATTGGAGTGATGTCTAAGAAGAAGGCCCTAATAATCCTGGTAGGAGTCTGGCTGTACTCTTTGGCTTGGAGCCTCCCACCCTTCTTTGGATGGA GTGCTTATGTTCCTGAGGGTCTGCTGACTTCCTGTTCCTGGGACTACATAACTTTCACCCCATCAGTCCGTGCCTATACaatgctgcttttctgctttgtctttctcGTTCCTTTGATTGCTATCATATACAGTTATATATTTATCTTTGAGGCTATCAAGAAGGCCAACAA ATCTGTTCAGACATTTGGATGCAAACGTGGAAACAGAGAGTTCCAGAAACAGTATCAGAGGATAAAAAATGAGTGGAAGATGGCCAAAATTGCACTGATTGTCATCTTGCTTTATATCATTTCCTGGTCACCATACTCTGTCGTTGCTCTGGTAGCTTTTGCCGG GTATGCCCACGTCATCACACCCTTCATGAACTCCATACCAGCTGTGATTGCCAAAGCTTCTGCCATCCACAACCCCATCATTTACGCCATCGGTCACCCCAAGTACAG AACAGCCATTGCAACATACGTTCCTTGCCTGGGATCCCTGCTGAGAGTTTCTCCTAAAGACTCCCGGTCTTTCAGCAGGTATCCCTCCTCCAGACGATCCACCGTGACCAGCCAGTCTTCTGAGACAAGtgggctgcagaaaggaaaaaggcgACTATCTTCTGTCTCAGACAGTGAATCC GGCTGCACAGATACAGAAACTGGTATCGCCACTATGATCTCCAGACCTGCTAGCAGACAGGTTTCCTATGAAATGGGAAAAGACACAACTGAAACTACTGACAGAAGAGCCAAACCTAAACCAAAAAGCCATGATTCTGGAATTTTTGAGAAG ACATTTGTAGATTCTGATGACATATCCATGGTGGAACTGAATGTCACAGAGTACACTGCTACATCTGCT GTGAGAGCCTGA